Proteins encoded in a region of the Clostridium beijerinckii genome:
- the fliJ gene encoding flagellar export protein FliJ, which produces MAERFKFGLEKLLEMRMEKEEESKRLFTESQREKKKIEEKLEELKANYQKYNGISPNEDVVYQKLKRYYIQGVQSGIKSAEKDLAVKNQEIENRRKDLTAKQMERKTVQTLKEKKYSEYVKEQDRIEQINIDELALYAYVRNQKN; this is translated from the coding sequence TTGGCTGAGAGATTTAAGTTTGGCTTAGAAAAGCTCCTTGAAATGAGAATGGAAAAAGAGGAAGAAAGTAAAAGATTATTTACTGAGAGTCAGAGAGAGAAAAAGAAGATTGAAGAAAAATTAGAAGAACTTAAGGCAAATTACCAAAAATATAACGGTATATCTCCCAATGAGGATGTTGTATATCAGAAATTAAAAAGATATTACATTCAAGGTGTTCAAAGTGGAATAAAATCTGCGGAGAAGGATTTAGCGGTCAAAAATCAAGAGATTGAAAATAGAAGAAAAGATTTAACGGCTAAACAGATGGAAAGAAAGACTGTTCAGACCTTAAAAGAAAAGAAGTATTCTGAATATGTAAAAGAGCAGGATAGAATAGAACAAATCAATATTGATGAGTTAGCTCTTTATGCATATGTAAGAAATCAGAAAAATTAA
- a CDS encoding flagellar hook-length control protein FliK, which translates to MVTATKDSNSSSNSLDSMVKSFTSNTNFASKSTSEVTKTLNNSYTSRKDDFRDVLKSKSDSKAHEKDRYVSSANEKQNSTGVKDTDKDAKELNEKLEELEKESKSASKDKLKDILSELLSLLAKLGIKQDNVNANGAINSKVGVDGTNSTLSNSGLNGIMEKIMELLKNDSVKSKLDSNSLNLMEKLLGNLNGTIKENATESTKSSLKGIMSEISDLLENKQNAGNKVLTLEDMLSKSYSQDNSESDNSSASKNNTPTTSKEEKFLNSLIDDNKDDSLNKINLFASRTSTIQNQGVNNTRGLTINKATFVDDLIKDVKFMNTNSLKELTVKVNPGNLGEITIKLVQEDGVIKANLKANSKDTTALISQNLSDIKKQLGEQNLKIADVNIELYQDDTTFFSEQSFGGQLSEEQRRNNTRNSNAANNLASSEEDLVENIEANDNNIEFFA; encoded by the coding sequence ATGGTTACAGCTACAAAAGATTCAAATAGTTCGTCAAACAGCTTAGATAGTATGGTGAAGTCATTTACTTCTAATACAAATTTTGCAAGCAAATCTACTTCTGAAGTTACTAAGACACTAAATAATTCATACACTTCTAGGAAAGATGATTTTAGAGATGTATTAAAATCAAAAAGTGATTCTAAAGCTCATGAAAAGGATAGATATGTATCTTCTGCAAATGAAAAACAAAATTCAACTGGAGTTAAAGATACTGATAAGGATGCAAAAGAATTAAATGAAAAGCTTGAGGAATTAGAAAAGGAAAGTAAGTCAGCCTCAAAGGATAAACTGAAGGATATATTATCAGAATTGTTAAGCTTACTTGCTAAATTGGGGATAAAACAAGATAACGTAAATGCCAATGGAGCAATTAATTCTAAAGTTGGGGTTGATGGAACTAACAGCACACTATCTAATAGTGGTTTAAATGGTATTATGGAAAAGATAATGGAATTGCTAAAAAATGATTCTGTAAAGAGTAAGCTAGATTCTAATTCACTAAACTTAATGGAAAAGCTTTTAGGAAATTTAAATGGTACTATTAAAGAAAATGCTACAGAATCTACTAAAAGTAGTTTAAAAGGAATAATGTCTGAAATATCTGATTTGCTAGAAAATAAGCAGAATGCAGGTAATAAAGTTTTAACACTTGAAGATATGTTAAGTAAAAGTTATTCTCAAGATAATAGTGAAAGTGATAATTCTTCAGCATCAAAAAATAACACTCCGACAACTTCAAAAGAGGAGAAGTTCTTAAATTCTTTAATTGATGATAATAAAGATGACTCATTAAATAAAATCAATTTGTTTGCATCTAGAACTTCAACAATACAGAATCAAGGTGTAAATAATACTAGAGGACTTACGATTAATAAGGCTACTTTTGTTGATGATTTAATAAAAGACGTTAAGTTTATGAACACTAATTCACTTAAGGAATTAACTGTAAAAGTCAATCCTGGAAATTTAGGTGAGATAACTATAAAGCTGGTTCAAGAGGATGGAGTAATAAAAGCGAATTTAAAAGCTAATTCAAAAGATACAACTGCTTTAATTTCTCAAAATTTATCTGATATTAAAAAGCAGCTTGGAGAGCAAAATTTAAAAATAGCGGATGTAAATATTGAACTTTATCAAGATGATACTACATTTTTTAGTGAACAAAGTTTTGGCGGACAGCTTTCAGAAGAGCAAAGAAGAAACAATACTAGAAATAGTAATGCAGCAAATAATTTAGCATCTAGTGAAGAAGATTTAGTGGAGAATATTGAAGCTAATGATAATAATATAGAATTTTTTGCATAG
- a CDS encoding FliO/MopB family protein: protein MNFGFLGMIVQLILALGVTLGLIFLSFKLANSKFNVINNNKYIKVIERVQVTKDNSILIVKIGEKGYIMTSTAGHMEKLSELSREEIDNIEEDKKKASQEMAEYYTNLVLKSKKNFSKITKNIKSKEEKHEK, encoded by the coding sequence ATGAATTTTGGATTTTTAGGAATGATTGTACAGCTTATTTTGGCCTTGGGAGTTACTTTAGGATTAATATTTTTAAGTTTTAAGTTAGCAAATTCAAAATTTAATGTTATTAATAATAATAAATATATTAAGGTTATTGAAAGAGTACAAGTAACAAAAGATAATTCTATATTAATAGTTAAAATCGGAGAAAAAGGATATATAATGACTAGTACTGCAGGGCATATGGAAAAATTATCAGAGTTATCAAGAGAAGAAATTGATAATATTGAAGAAGATAAAAAGAAAGCATCGCAGGAAATGGCAGAATATTATACTAATTTAGTATTAAAATCGAAAAAGAACTTTTCTAAGATTACAAAGAATATAAAATCAAAGGAAGAGAAGCATGAAAAATAA
- a CDS encoding flagellar hook capping FlgD N-terminal domain-containing protein, whose protein sequence is MSTTLSPLNDSTVNVASSGTTANGTKILKKNDNTMDKNSFLKILSAQLSNLDPTQNQDSSAYVSQMAQFASMEQMQNLNTTMSDSAYQQMIGRTVITNEKDDNGSYIQGYVTQVLKESGGTYLGMLINGKEAKIAVENIIGTVQTTDSNTNANSRTALNSDFLAASALADKQEKVVIATLDDKKKTVLIKGKITGAYIDTVSGATVKIKVDVLDDDGKSTGETKTYDYGDIVRAGDLADDDMKVNLNNNTANGSTSETGTNGSSNSNSSGSGTTSDSSSTDTNTNSKTANSATNTNTNTGTAGDTTSASSNGTINTISSATNNSTDAENAILAKIAGV, encoded by the coding sequence ATGAGTACTACATTAAGTCCATTAAATGATTCGACAGTAAATGTTGCAAGTTCAGGTACAACTGCGAATGGAACTAAGATCTTAAAGAAAAATGATAATACTATGGATAAAAATTCATTTTTAAAGATATTATCTGCTCAATTAAGTAATTTAGATCCAACCCAAAATCAAGATTCAAGTGCATATGTAAGTCAGATGGCTCAATTCGCATCAATGGAACAAATGCAGAATTTAAATACTACTATGTCAGACTCAGCATACCAGCAAATGATTGGTAGAACAGTAATAACCAATGAAAAAGACGACAATGGCTCTTATATACAGGGGTATGTAACTCAGGTATTGAAAGAATCTGGTGGAACATATTTAGGAATGTTAATTAATGGGAAAGAAGCAAAAATTGCAGTTGAAAATATAATTGGAACTGTACAAACAACTGATTCAAATACTAACGCAAATAGTAGAACTGCTCTTAATTCTGATTTCTTAGCCGCTTCAGCTTTAGCAGATAAACAAGAAAAAGTTGTGATTGCAACTTTAGATGATAAAAAGAAGACTGTTTTAATAAAAGGAAAGATTACTGGTGCTTATATTGATACTGTTAGTGGTGCTACTGTAAAGATAAAAGTTGATGTTTTGGATGATGATGGGAAGTCAACAGGAGAAACTAAGACTTACGATTATGGAGATATAGTAAGAGCTGGGGATCTGGCAGATGATGATATGAAAGTAAATTTAAATAACAATACTGCTAATGGAAGTACAAGTGAAACGGGTACAAACGGTTCAAGTAACAGTAATTCTAGTGGCAGCGGAACAACTTCTGATTCTAGTTCTACAGATACTAATACAAATAGTAAAACAGCAAATAGCGCTACAAATACTAATACTAATACAGGAACAGCAGGTGATACTACGAGTGCATCTTCAAATGGAACAATAAATACAATTTCAAGTGCAACTAATAATTCGACAGATGCAGAAAATGCAATTCTAGCTAAAATAGCAGGTGTATAA
- a CDS encoding fused FliR family export protein/FlhB family type III secretion system protein — translation MVDISYFLALFLVFLRITSYFIAVQIFFPTGTPQIMQGVFSLILSFGIVAGIDHSTLSALNSGYMLVFYAISEIMSGLILGYITNLIFQVVKLAGEWMDIHAGFSMVSVLDPTTQTTSTLLGNLSYFVSLAFFFIVDGHHVVINMLVESTKIVPIGKTIVYQETLMGVMKTIFDYFALGVKIAIPIVLIIVITDVCLGLISRTVPTIPIMIFGMPIKNLLGLITYIILLPLMLKLIGTAIYNLPSIFREIVNLIPAVPLVLIFAGDDKTEEATPKKKSESRNKGQIARSKDVSVAITMVICTLLISSLWGMLTSGFKDVLIYFLNFPMIKDFDNATISNLAITTVIKIGSYLLPFALPIMVGGIIASLLQTGFIITAEPLKPSFGKLNPLNGLKNMISKRSMVDLSKNLIIITIISIICYKYIAGNYQSILGISNLYLPSLSDEVKNLVVGIFKQICIVLVIIAAIDYFLQVRMHNKEMRMTKQEIKDEYKQSEGDPKLKGKIKQRQRELGMKRMMQSVADATVVITNPTHLAIAIKYEEGKDMEAPKIVAKGADYVAFKIKSIAKENEVPVIENKPLARLMYDRVEIDEDIPQDLYQAVAEILVVVMKLKKK, via the coding sequence ATGGTGGATATATCCTACTTTCTTGCATTGTTTCTAGTTTTTTTGAGAATAACATCATATTTTATAGCTGTTCAAATATTTTTCCCAACTGGAACACCACAAATTATGCAAGGAGTATTTTCACTTATATTATCATTTGGAATTGTAGCAGGGATAGATCATTCTACATTGAGTGCTTTAAATAGTGGCTACATGTTGGTGTTTTATGCTATAAGTGAAATAATGTCTGGCTTAATATTGGGATATATAACTAATTTGATTTTTCAAGTGGTAAAGCTGGCGGGAGAATGGATGGATATCCATGCAGGTTTCTCAATGGTATCAGTGCTAGATCCAACAACTCAGACTACATCGACTTTACTTGGAAATTTATCATATTTTGTTTCTTTAGCTTTCTTTTTTATAGTTGATGGACATCATGTTGTTATAAATATGCTGGTGGAAAGCACAAAGATAGTTCCTATTGGTAAAACTATAGTCTATCAAGAAACCTTAATGGGGGTTATGAAGACTATTTTTGACTATTTCGCTTTAGGTGTGAAAATAGCAATACCAATAGTTTTAATAATTGTTATAACTGACGTGTGTTTGGGATTGATTTCTAGAACAGTACCAACAATTCCAATCATGATTTTTGGAATGCCTATAAAAAATTTATTAGGACTTATTACATATATCATATTGCTTCCATTAATGTTGAAGTTAATTGGAACAGCTATATACAATCTACCAAGTATTTTCCGGGAAATAGTTAATTTGATACCTGCGGTACCTTTAGTTCTAATTTTTGCTGGTGATGATAAGACTGAAGAAGCAACACCTAAGAAAAAGTCAGAATCTAGAAATAAAGGACAAATAGCAAGAAGTAAGGATGTATCTGTAGCAATTACAATGGTTATTTGTACGTTATTAATATCATCTTTATGGGGGATGTTAACAAGTGGATTTAAAGATGTTTTGATCTATTTTTTGAATTTTCCCATGATAAAAGATTTTGATAATGCAACTATTTCTAATTTAGCAATTACTACTGTTATAAAGATAGGAAGTTATTTATTACCCTTTGCATTACCTATAATGGTTGGAGGAATTATTGCAAGCTTGCTGCAAACAGGTTTTATAATAACTGCTGAACCTTTAAAACCATCATTTGGAAAGTTAAATCCTTTAAATGGCCTAAAGAATATGATATCAAAAAGAAGCATGGTAGACTTATCTAAAAATTTAATTATAATAACTATAATATCAATTATTTGTTATAAATACATAGCAGGAAATTATCAGAGTATACTGGGAATTTCAAATTTATATCTACCTTCCCTAAGCGACGAAGTTAAAAATTTAGTTGTGGGAATATTTAAGCAGATATGCATTGTATTGGTAATCATTGCAGCTATTGATTACTTTTTACAAGTTAGAATGCATAATAAAGAGATGAGAATGACTAAGCAGGAAATTAAAGATGAGTACAAACAATCTGAAGGAGATCCTAAGCTAAAAGGGAAAATTAAGCAAAGACAAAGAGAATTAGGAATGAAGAGAATGATGCAATCTGTTGCAGATGCTACGGTTGTAATAACAAATCCTACTCACTTAGCAATTGCTATAAAATATGAAGAAGGAAAAGATATGGAGGCACCTAAAATTGTAGCGAAGGGTGCTGATTATGTGGCATTTAAAATAAAAAGTATTGCAAAAGAAAATGAAGTGCCGGTTATCGAAAATAAGCCTCTTGCAAGGCTGATGTACGATAGGGTGGAAATAGATGAAGACATACCACAAGATTTATATCAAGCTGTAGCGGAAATATTGGTAGTAGTAATGAAGCTCAAGAAGAAATAA
- a CDS encoding flagellar FlbD family protein — translation MIDVTGMNHEHFILNADHIEKIEEVPETIITLTNGRKYIVLESVEEVRQAVIKYKNKIFTYKI, via the coding sequence ATGATAGATGTAACTGGAATGAACCATGAGCACTTCATATTAAATGCAGATCATATAGAAAAGATAGAAGAAGTGCCTGAAACAATAATTACATTAACCAATGGAAGAAAATATATAGTACTTGAAAGCGTAGAAGAAGTTAGGCAGGCGGTTATAAAATACAAAAACAAAATTTTTACTTATAAAATATAA
- a CDS encoding flagellar biosynthetic protein FliQ, translated as MTQTMLNAVVKDTIITAAKVSAPILIVVLVLGLAISIIQATTQIQEQTLTFVPKLIAAAIVGIFLGSWMLETIMSFTNRIFDLISKVIT; from the coding sequence ATGACACAGACAATGCTTAATGCTGTAGTTAAGGATACAATAATAACAGCGGCGAAAGTATCAGCCCCTATATTAATAGTAGTTCTAGTATTGGGGTTAGCAATAAGTATTATACAAGCTACAACTCAAATACAAGAGCAGACATTAACTTTTGTTCCTAAATTAATAGCAGCAGCAATTGTTGGAATATTTTTGGGGAGTTGGATGCTTGAAACAATTATGTCTTTCACAAATAGGATTTTTGATTTGATTTCAAAAGTTATTACATAG
- the fliP gene encoding flagellar type III secretion system pore protein FliP (The bacterial flagellar biogenesis protein FliP forms a type III secretion system (T3SS)-type pore required for flagellar assembly.), producing the protein MKNNKKRIAFTFMMALGIMMFCTISAYAAPSSTSVPQLNVSFGDGNSTPQDYVSSIKILIFFTILALLPSIVIMMTSFTRIVVVFSFLKSAMGVQQAVPNQILTGLAIFLTLFIMQPVYNEVNTKAIQPYLENKITQDQAFEEASKPLKSFMLKQTREKDLELFVEIGGVDKENLTKENVSFTTLIPAFAISELKTAFQIGFLIYLPFLVIDMVVSSVLMSMGMFMLPPTMVSLPFKLILFVMVDGWYLLVKSLIQSFM; encoded by the coding sequence ATGAAAAATAATAAAAAGAGAATTGCATTTACCTTCATGATGGCTCTTGGAATTATGATGTTTTGCACTATAAGTGCATATGCAGCTCCAAGTAGTACAAGCGTGCCGCAACTAAATGTATCTTTTGGAGACGGAAATAGCACACCGCAGGATTATGTATCGAGTATTAAAATATTAATATTTTTTACGATCCTAGCATTATTGCCATCAATAGTGATAATGATGACATCTTTTACCAGAATAGTGGTAGTGTTTTCATTTCTTAAGAGTGCAATGGGAGTACAACAAGCTGTTCCAAATCAAATATTGACAGGACTTGCTATATTTTTGACTTTATTTATTATGCAACCTGTTTATAATGAGGTAAATACTAAAGCAATACAACCATATTTGGAGAATAAAATAACTCAGGATCAAGCTTTTGAAGAGGCATCTAAACCTCTAAAATCATTTATGCTCAAACAAACGAGGGAAAAGGATTTAGAGTTATTTGTTGAAATAGGTGGAGTAGATAAAGAAAATTTGACAAAAGAGAATGTTTCATTTACAACATTAATCCCAGCCTTTGCGATAAGTGAATTAAAGACAGCCTTTCAAATAGGATTTTTAATATATTTACCGTTTTTAGTTATAGACATGGTAGTATCTAGTGTTTTAATGTCTATGGGTATGTTCATGCTACCTCCTACAATGGTATCATTACCTTTTAAATTGATATTATTTGTAATGGTAGATGGCTGGTATTTACTGGTGAAATCTTTGATACAGAGTTTTATGTGA
- a CDS encoding flagellar hook-basal body complex protein: MLRCMYSGISGMKVNQTKLDVIGNNIANVGTTAFKSSSARFKDMLYQNSSEATAPTSVLGGTNAKQIGLGAQLSSINKVMGQGNALSTGRSLDVCIDGDGYLVVSKGDLNSGIGADQATGEPDTAASDAAGQISETLFTRDGNLTLDYQGNLLTSDGHRVMGYYLTSASNNGVKSLAYDQNNNVINANYVSADSKDLAVSDNTMRPLVIPDSVTISGTPGAADAVTQPVKKFEIGKDGVITAVLGDGKRAAIGQIAMASFKNPEGLTDLGGNMCINSSNSGPIVYKTGKVDTSKSSSTTTATGNQGGFGSLIQGALEGSNVDLTEQFTDMITATRSFQAASKMVTTGDEILQTITGLMR, from the coding sequence ATGTTAAGATGTATGTATTCTGGGATAAGCGGAATGAAGGTTAACCAAACTAAATTGGATGTTATAGGTAATAATATAGCAAACGTAGGAACAACAGCTTTTAAATCTTCAAGTGCAAGATTTAAGGATATGCTTTATCAAAATTCTTCTGAGGCAACAGCACCGACTTCAGTACTTGGAGGTACAAATGCTAAGCAGATAGGGTTAGGAGCACAACTTTCAAGTATTAACAAAGTTATGGGACAAGGTAATGCATTATCAACAGGTAGAAGCCTTGATGTATGTATTGATGGTGATGGATACCTAGTAGTATCTAAAGGCGATTTGAATTCTGGAATTGGTGCTGATCAAGCTACAGGTGAACCAGATACAGCAGCTTCTGATGCGGCTGGCCAAATTTCGGAAACTTTGTTCACAAGGGATGGAAATCTTACACTAGATTACCAAGGAAATTTATTAACATCTGATGGACATAGGGTAATGGGATATTATCTAACTAGCGCTTCAAATAATGGTGTTAAAAGTTTAGCTTATGATCAAAATAATAACGTTATAAATGCTAATTATGTAAGCGCAGATTCTAAAGATTTAGCAGTGTCTGATAATACAATGAGACCTTTAGTTATACCAGATAGTGTTACTATTTCAGGAACACCAGGTGCGGCAGATGCAGTAACACAGCCTGTTAAGAAATTTGAAATCGGAAAAGATGGTGTTATTACAGCTGTATTAGGAGATGGTAAGAGAGCTGCAATCGGTCAAATTGCTATGGCAAGTTTTAAAAATCCAGAAGGATTGACTGATCTTGGCGGTAATATGTGTATAAATTCTTCTAACTCAGGACCTATAGTGTATAAAACTGGAAAGGTAGATACTAGTAAGTCATCTTCAACAACTACTGCAACAGGGAATCAAGGCGGTTTCGGATCATTAATTCAAGGAGCTCTTGAAGGTTCAAATGTAGATTTAACAGAACAATTTACAGATATGATCACAGCAACTAGAAGTTTCCAAGCTGCATCAAAGATGGTAACTACAGGAGATGAAATTCTACAAACAATTACTGGGCTTATGAGATAA
- a CDS encoding flagellar basal body-associated FliL family protein codes for MALGKGKDKEKEKGEKSGKSGKGLMIVLFILGLLVLGSAAFGGVYLFMKTKNTVDAQEVVVENEYMDLAEFTVNLGDEGGKRFFKGELALGYDKTKTKLKEELTANQVVVRDDIIFFFKSQKADYLNNVANRDAIKRQLIDSINKDLTKGKITDVRFKSMIIQ; via the coding sequence GTGGCTTTAGGAAAAGGTAAGGACAAGGAAAAAGAAAAAGGTGAAAAGTCAGGTAAAAGTGGAAAAGGTCTTATGATAGTTTTATTTATTTTAGGATTATTAGTATTAGGATCAGCAGCTTTCGGTGGAGTGTATTTATTTATGAAAACTAAAAATACAGTAGATGCTCAAGAAGTTGTTGTTGAAAATGAGTATATGGATTTAGCTGAATTCACAGTAAATTTAGGTGATGAAGGTGGTAAAAGATTTTTTAAGGGAGAACTCGCTTTAGGCTATGATAAGACTAAGACTAAACTAAAGGAAGAATTGACAGCTAATCAAGTGGTTGTAAGAGATGATATTATATTTTTCTTTAAGAGCCAAAAGGCTGATTATTTAAATAATGTAGCGAATAGGGATGCTATAAAAAGACAATTAATTGATTCTATTAATAAGGATTTAACAAAAGGCAAGATTACTGATGTTAGATTTAAAAGTATGATAATTCAGTAG
- the flhA gene encoding flagellar biosynthesis protein FlhA, giving the protein MEFGNRKLRVKDNLDVLIAFGVIAIVLMIIIPLPKQVIDLLLALNITISIIIILITMFTTNVLQLSVFPTLLLVTTLFRLALNISSTRLILTEADAGTIITAFGNFVIRGNYVVGIIIFLIIVVIQFMVITNGAGRVAEVSARFTLDAMPGKQMSIDADLNSGIIDEAMAKKKRKDLQSEADFYGAMDGASKFVKGDAIAGIVITIINIIGGIIIGVLQKNMTAATAAQTYTILSVGDGLVSQVPALLVSTASGILVTRSGSEENLGNTLSTQLTAFPVATGIASAIMLFLGIIPSMPKIPFFAASLAMGTLTYLLYKDAAAKEIQEFVSEEEEIIQAERKEPENVMNLISVEPMEVEIGYGLIPLADEASGGDLLQRIASVRRQCAIEMGIVVQPIRIRDNLQLKTNEYIVKIRGTMVVSSELMPSMLLCMDPTGENSEMPGIKTIEPTFGLPAVWINKDQREEAEIKGLTVVDPTTVMVTHLTETIKSHSYELLGRQEVKLIVDNAKEKYSAVVEELIPDLLSIGELQKVLQNLLREKVPIKDIVTIMESLADNAKNTRDLEVLTEYVRFSLARTICNQVVDENRTITVVTLDPSIEEIIANNTQKSVQGSFPTVDPDTTTKILTGIKNTIESVYFYNNQPLILVSPNIRPVFRKLIEMVFPHIMVISLNEVPNDVQINSEGVVRI; this is encoded by the coding sequence TTGGAGTTTGGCAATAGAAAATTAAGGGTAAAAGATAATCTAGATGTATTAATTGCATTTGGTGTTATAGCGATAGTTCTTATGATAATAATACCTTTACCTAAACAGGTAATAGATTTACTTTTAGCTTTAAATATAACAATTTCAATAATCATAATTTTAATTACAATGTTTACAACTAATGTATTGCAGCTTTCAGTCTTCCCTACATTATTGCTGGTTACAACATTATTTAGATTGGCACTTAACATATCATCAACAAGACTAATACTTACAGAAGCAGATGCGGGAACTATTATAACAGCATTTGGAAACTTTGTTATACGTGGTAATTATGTAGTTGGTATTATAATATTTTTGATTATAGTAGTAATTCAATTTATGGTTATTACGAATGGTGCAGGGAGAGTTGCAGAAGTATCTGCAAGATTTACACTTGATGCAATGCCAGGTAAGCAAATGAGTATTGATGCTGATTTAAATTCTGGAATAATAGATGAAGCTATGGCAAAGAAGAAAAGAAAAGATTTGCAGTCAGAAGCAGACTTTTATGGGGCCATGGATGGTGCGTCTAAGTTCGTTAAAGGTGATGCAATAGCTGGTATTGTAATTACTATTATAAATATAATAGGTGGAATTATCATTGGAGTACTTCAAAAAAATATGACGGCTGCGACTGCCGCTCAAACATACACCATTTTATCTGTTGGAGACGGTCTTGTGAGCCAGGTTCCAGCGCTATTAGTATCTACGGCGTCAGGTATTTTGGTAACACGTTCGGGAAGTGAAGAAAATTTAGGAAATACATTATCTACTCAATTGACAGCTTTTCCGGTGGCTACAGGAATTGCAAGTGCGATTATGTTATTTCTAGGTATTATACCTAGTATGCCTAAAATTCCATTTTTTGCAGCATCTTTAGCAATGGGGACGTTAACATACCTGCTTTATAAAGATGCAGCTGCCAAAGAGATACAAGAATTTGTATCGGAAGAAGAAGAAATCATCCAAGCAGAGCGTAAAGAGCCAGAAAATGTTATGAATTTAATTTCAGTAGAGCCAATGGAGGTTGAAATTGGATATGGACTTATACCACTTGCAGATGAGGCATCTGGTGGAGATTTACTTCAAAGAATTGCATCTGTTAGAAGACAATGTGCTATAGAAATGGGTATAGTTGTTCAACCTATAAGAATCAGAGATAATCTTCAATTAAAGACAAATGAGTACATAGTAAAAATTAGAGGAACCATGGTTGTTTCTTCAGAATTAATGCCGAGTATGCTTCTTTGCATGGATCCAACAGGAGAAAATTCAGAGATGCCAGGTATAAAAACAATTGAGCCGACTTTTGGACTTCCAGCAGTATGGATAAATAAAGATCAAAGGGAAGAGGCTGAAATTAAGGGATTAACTGTAGTTGATCCAACAACGGTAATGGTAACTCACTTAACTGAAACTATAAAGAGCCATTCATATGAATTGCTTGGAAGACAAGAAGTTAAACTTATTGTTGATAATGCGAAAGAAAAATATAGCGCAGTTGTTGAAGAACTTATTCCAGATCTACTAAGTATCGGAGAACTTCAAAAAGTACTACAAAATTTACTTAGAGAAAAAGTTCCAATTAAGGATATTGTTACGATAATGGAATCTCTAGCAGATAACGCTAAAAATACTAGAGATTTAGAGGTTCTAACAGAATATGTTAGATTCTCATTAGCTAGAACGATTTGTAATCAAGTGGTTGATGAAAATAGAACAATTACTGTAGTAACTTTGGATCCAAGTATAGAAGAGATAATAGCAAATAATACTCAGAAATCAGTGCAAGGGTCATTCCCAACAGTAGATCCAGATACAACTACCAAAATACTTACAGGAATAAAGAATACTATAGAATCAGTTTATTTTTACAACAATCAACCTCTTATACTTGTTTCACCAAATATAAGACCTGTATTTAGAAAGTTAATCGAAATGGTATTTCCTCACATTATGGTAATTTCTTTAAATGAAGTACCTAATGATGTTCAAATTAATAGTGAAGGAGTCGTAAGAATATAG
- a CDS encoding flagellar biosynthesis protein, with the protein MSYRIINGQAYSVGNIGEFANSQKAVGNNPNSKQKEAKFQDVLDGVKSKDQSFTVSKHAASRLNEINFTKEDMEQIQKGFKIAQDKNSKNTVMLYKDIALIASVENKTLITAVEKDRAKDNIFTNVDSVVIL; encoded by the coding sequence ATGAGTTATAGAATTATTAATGGACAAGCTTATTCTGTAGGGAATATTGGGGAGTTTGCAAATTCTCAAAAGGCTGTAGGCAATAATCCTAATAGCAAACAGAAGGAAGCAAAATTTCAGGATGTACTAGATGGTGTTAAAAGTAAAGATCAGAGTTTTACTGTATCAAAGCATGCTGCTTCAAGATTAAATGAGATTAATTTTACTAAAGAAGATATGGAACAAATACAAAAGGGTTTTAAAATAGCTCAGGATAAAAATTCTAAAAATACAGTTATGTTATATAAAGATATTGCATTAATTGCTAGTGTTGAAAACAAGACTCTAATAACAGCTGTAGAAAAGGATAGAGCGAAAGATAATATATTTACGAACGTAGATAGCGTAGTAATTTTATAG